One Bifidobacterium crudilactis genomic region harbors:
- a CDS encoding amino acid ABC transporter permease, giving the protein MSDFTTLFSTYDVLGAFKVNIELTLWSTLFSLVLGIVLVMMRICPVPSLRGFASAFVEFFKNMPLTIIMVFMVLGVFGQLKFQFSDNFDTNFFWLAVCGLSLYTSAFVCESLRSGINTVPIGQAEAARSLGLGFMQSASIVILPQAFRGSVAPLGNTLIALLKNSTVAAAASVSTETSSLMSSMIENDASKIVTIFLIFALGYVIMIIPIGLITTWLSNKLAVRR; this is encoded by the coding sequence GTGTCAGATTTTACGACATTGTTCTCCACATACGATGTGCTTGGCGCGTTCAAGGTCAACATCGAATTGACGCTATGGAGCACCCTGTTCTCGCTGGTTCTGGGTATCGTGCTCGTAATGATGCGTATATGCCCGGTGCCGAGTCTCAGGGGGTTCGCCTCGGCCTTCGTCGAATTCTTCAAGAACATGCCGTTGACCATCATCATGGTCTTCATGGTGCTCGGAGTCTTCGGACAGTTGAAGTTCCAGTTCTCGGACAATTTCGACACGAACTTCTTCTGGCTTGCCGTGTGCGGACTGTCCCTGTACACTTCGGCCTTCGTGTGCGAATCCCTGCGCTCCGGCATCAACACCGTGCCGATCGGCCAGGCTGAGGCGGCACGTTCTCTGGGTCTGGGATTCATGCAGTCCGCAAGCATCGTGATTCTTCCCCAGGCATTCAGAGGATCGGTCGCGCCATTGGGCAACACTCTGATTGCTTTGCTGAAGAATTCAACCGTGGCCGCTGCAGCTTCCGTCAGTACGGAAACCTCCAGCTTGATGAGCTCGATGATTGAGAACGATGCTTCCAAAATCGTGACGATATTCCTCATCTTCGCTCTTGGATATGTCATCATGATCATTCCCATCGGTCTGATCACCACGTGGCTGTCCAACAAGCTCGCGGTTCGCAGGTAG
- a CDS encoding glutamate ABC transporter substrate-binding protein: MKAMFKKALAAAVAVVSLTSLAACGGSADSSSSADGPKIKIGIKFDQPGLGYKQGSTYTGFDVDVAKYVAKKLGYSENQIEWKEAPSKQRETLIQNGDVNMIVATYSISDDRKKVVDFAGPYFVAGQDLLVRSNDKDITGPSSLEGKKLCSVTGSTSAQTIKEHYASTVQLMEQSGYAECVTALISGTVDAVTTDDIILAGLAAAKGDGQLKVVGKPFTQERYGIGVKKGDTTLVKKINAALKEMEEDGSWQKALDSATKGTGYKANAKYNPPTAFDAASSTKDF; this comes from the coding sequence ATGAAGGCAATGTTCAAGAAGGCTCTGGCGGCAGCGGTCGCAGTGGTCAGCCTGACATCCCTGGCCGCGTGCGGCGGTTCCGCCGACAGCTCCAGCAGCGCTGACGGTCCGAAAATCAAGATCGGCATCAAGTTCGATCAGCCGGGTCTGGGCTATAAGCAGGGAAGCACCTACACAGGTTTCGACGTCGATGTGGCCAAATACGTAGCCAAGAAGCTCGGCTATTCGGAGAACCAGATCGAATGGAAGGAAGCTCCTTCCAAGCAGCGCGAAACCCTGATTCAAAACGGCGACGTCAACATGATCGTAGCCACCTATTCGATTTCCGACGACCGTAAGAAGGTCGTGGACTTCGCAGGGCCGTACTTCGTTGCAGGTCAGGATCTACTGGTCCGTTCCAACGACAAGGACATCACCGGGCCGAGTTCCCTGGAAGGCAAGAAGCTGTGCTCGGTGACGGGTTCGACTTCCGCGCAGACCATCAAGGAACACTATGCAAGCACCGTGCAGCTGATGGAACAGAGCGGCTATGCCGAGTGCGTCACGGCGCTCATCTCCGGAACCGTCGACGCGGTCACCACCGATGACATCATCCTCGCAGGCCTCGCGGCCGCGAAGGGCGATGGTCAGCTCAAGGTCGTTGGCAAGCCATTCACCCAGGAACGCTACGGCATCGGCGTGAAGAAGGGCGACACCACACTGGTCAAGAAGATCAACGCGGCGCTCAAGGAAATGGAAGAGGACGGCTCCTGGCAGAAGGCTCTTGACAGCGCCACCAAGGGAACCGGATACAAGGCCAACGCGAAGTACAATCCGCCGACGGCCTTCGATGCGGCATCCAGCACCAAGGATTTCTGA
- a CDS encoding glycoside hydrolase family 13 protein, whose amino-acid sequence MKQSWWQHAVVYQVYPRSFQDSDGDGIGDLAGIIQRLPYIKELGVDVIWLNPVYKSPDRDNGYDISDYRSIQPRFGDMKTFDKLLEQAHALGLHLVMDLVVNHTSDQHEWFKKSRESKDSPYRDFYFWRDGEPGIPPNNWGSYFGGSTWEYDDASKQYYLHLFAKEQPDLNWENPQVRESIWDVMRFWLDKGVDGFRMDVINFISKPEGLPDAPNPEHAAYANVEPMVADGPKLNEYFKEMNSKVLSKYDAMSVGEMPSVTAQDAVEYAGLETGELNMVFQFDHVTLAFNKDPRLGKWNDEPVNLVSLKRALSRWQQALDGKAWNSLYWNNHDRARAVSRFGDDRPEFRVRSAKMLALVLHMMQGTPYIYQGEELGMTNAHFTRLDQYQDIESLEAYHQFVDVEHLVDHDTMMRYLATESRDNARTPMQWDATAKGGFTEGTPWLELNTNHDEINVDAELNDPDSVLRFYQRLIELRHNNDLIVYGNYIELDPEDDEVFAYKRQYEGRTMLVLSNFTDQTVTRDYPVPVDGGLMISNYQDDQGATLRPYEAKAFMVA is encoded by the coding sequence ATGAAGCAATCATGGTGGCAGCATGCGGTCGTATACCAGGTGTATCCGCGCAGTTTCCAGGACAGCGACGGTGACGGCATCGGTGATTTGGCAGGAATCATCCAGCGACTGCCGTATATCAAAGAACTCGGGGTCGATGTGATCTGGCTGAACCCCGTCTACAAGTCCCCTGACCGTGACAACGGCTACGACATCAGCGATTACCGTTCCATTCAGCCGCGCTTCGGGGATATGAAGACCTTTGACAAACTCCTGGAGCAGGCTCATGCACTCGGCCTGCATCTGGTGATGGATCTGGTGGTCAACCACACCTCGGACCAGCACGAATGGTTCAAGAAGAGTCGTGAAAGCAAGGACAGCCCGTACCGTGACTTCTATTTCTGGCGTGATGGCGAACCCGGAATCCCACCGAACAACTGGGGGTCGTACTTCGGCGGTTCCACATGGGAATATGACGATGCCAGCAAACAGTATTACCTGCATCTCTTCGCGAAGGAGCAGCCCGATCTGAACTGGGAAAATCCTCAGGTACGGGAGAGCATCTGGGATGTCATGAGGTTCTGGCTTGACAAAGGCGTGGACGGCTTCCGTATGGACGTCATCAACTTCATCTCCAAGCCGGAGGGATTGCCGGACGCACCGAACCCTGAGCATGCGGCGTATGCCAATGTGGAGCCGATGGTGGCTGACGGACCGAAGCTAAACGAGTATTTCAAGGAGATGAACAGCAAGGTACTGTCGAAGTACGATGCGATGAGCGTAGGCGAGATGCCCAGCGTGACGGCACAGGATGCCGTCGAGTACGCCGGTCTGGAAACGGGCGAGCTGAACATGGTGTTCCAATTCGATCATGTCACCTTGGCGTTCAACAAGGACCCGCGACTGGGCAAGTGGAACGACGAGCCCGTGAATCTGGTGTCGCTCAAAAGAGCGCTGTCCAGGTGGCAGCAGGCCCTGGACGGCAAAGCATGGAACAGTCTGTACTGGAACAATCACGACAGGGCGCGTGCCGTTTCCAGATTCGGAGACGACAGGCCGGAGTTCAGGGTGCGTTCGGCCAAGATGCTGGCACTCGTGCTGCACATGATGCAGGGCACACCGTATATCTACCAAGGTGAGGAGCTTGGGATGACCAACGCTCACTTCACCCGGCTGGACCAGTACCAGGACATCGAATCCCTTGAGGCCTATCATCAGTTCGTCGATGTGGAGCATCTGGTCGATCACGATACGATGATGCGCTACCTGGCGACCGAATCGCGCGACAATGCGCGTACCCCGATGCAATGGGACGCCACGGCGAAGGGAGGATTCACCGAAGGCACACCATGGTTGGAGCTCAACACCAATCATGATGAGATCAACGTCGACGCGGAATTGAACGACCCTGACTCTGTGCTGCGCTTCTACCAACGCTTGATCGAGCTTAGGCACAACAACGACCTCATCGTGTATGGCAACTACATCGAACTCGACCCGGAGGACGACGAAGTATTCGCGTACAAACGGCAATATGAAGGCAGAACGATGCTGGTGCTCAGCAATTTCACCGATCAGACGGTGACACGTGACTACCCGGTGCCTGTGGACGGCGGACTGATGATTTCGAATTATCAGGATGATCAAGGGGCGACCCTCCGACCATACGAAGCCAAGGCGTTCATGGTCGCATAA
- a CDS encoding SLC45 family MFS transporter, whose amino-acid sequence MSRKAYAVSAEMAGRGRASLHGDTALQGEAAQHGDAGSFGQATPFSATASPNAASIGTGPRTLSGLTSSKAADVQAVDTTGRTSGHVENSLPRLSKRTIFAMTFGFFGINMAFSLQSSQMGRIFQTIGADPTKLGLFFILPPLAGMVVQPLIGKYSDMTWSNRFGRRMPYLIAAAPIAALVMVLLPNAGSLGFGYASVAALAFGAVAILFMDLSSNICMQPFKMIIGDMVNEEQKDMAWSWQQSFSNLGGVLATVLPFVLTAFGVANVAAAGEVPLSVRLAFYIGAAILLLTSLYTVLSVKEYDPDHYARYHHIKPKTHDSSPSLWSLLKKAPRAFWEVSFVQLFNWFAFQYLWTYATGAIAQNVWHTTDTSSAGYQAAGNWYGILTCIQSLAAVIWGFLVLSKTSADKRKFWFRIGLASGALGFFGVFFIHNQFLLILPFCLIGIAYLTMQTQAFSIFTTSLDGSNEGAYMGLFNCGICLPQIIASVASFAIFPLVGKSMPHMILVAGIAMVMGIVAVSVITDNTGKEAHSTEDSGTVAALGGIDTERTANR is encoded by the coding sequence ATGAGTCGTAAAGCCTATGCCGTCAGCGCTGAAATGGCGGGGCGCGGCCGTGCATCTCTGCACGGTGATACCGCACTGCAGGGTGAGGCTGCACAGCACGGTGATGCCGGTTCGTTCGGCCAGGCGACACCATTCAGTGCAACGGCATCGCCGAATGCGGCGAGCATCGGCACGGGACCACGAACCTTGTCGGGTCTGACGTCTTCAAAGGCGGCGGATGTCCAAGCAGTCGATACGACGGGGCGGACAAGCGGCCACGTCGAAAATTCTTTGCCAAGGTTGAGCAAGCGCACGATTTTCGCAATGACCTTCGGCTTCTTCGGTATCAATATGGCCTTTTCCCTGCAATCCTCGCAGATGGGAAGAATCTTCCAGACCATCGGCGCCGATCCGACCAAACTGGGGTTGTTCTTCATCCTTCCGCCGCTTGCGGGCATGGTGGTCCAGCCTCTTATCGGCAAATATTCCGACATGACCTGGTCGAATCGTTTCGGTAGACGCATGCCCTACCTCATCGCCGCCGCGCCGATCGCAGCCCTCGTCATGGTGCTGCTTCCCAACGCGGGGTCGTTGGGATTCGGATATGCGTCCGTGGCCGCATTGGCCTTCGGAGCCGTGGCCATACTCTTCATGGACCTGTCGAGCAACATCTGCATGCAGCCGTTCAAAATGATCATCGGCGACATGGTCAACGAGGAGCAGAAGGATATGGCATGGTCATGGCAACAGTCCTTCAGCAATCTCGGTGGAGTCCTGGCGACGGTGCTGCCCTTCGTGCTGACGGCCTTCGGGGTGGCGAATGTGGCTGCGGCGGGTGAGGTGCCGCTTTCTGTGCGTCTCGCCTTCTACATCGGTGCCGCAATCTTGCTGCTGACCTCCCTGTATACGGTTCTTTCGGTCAAGGAATACGATCCCGACCATTACGCCAGATATCACCACATCAAGCCCAAAACGCATGATTCCTCACCGTCGCTATGGAGTCTGCTCAAGAAGGCTCCGCGCGCGTTCTGGGAAGTCTCCTTCGTGCAGTTGTTCAATTGGTTCGCATTCCAATACCTCTGGACCTACGCCACCGGAGCGATTGCGCAGAACGTATGGCACACCACCGACACCTCGTCGGCGGGATATCAGGCAGCAGGGAATTGGTACGGCATCCTTACCTGCATCCAATCACTGGCGGCGGTCATCTGGGGATTCCTGGTACTGTCGAAAACCAGCGCCGACAAACGGAAGTTCTGGTTCAGAATCGGTCTTGCATCCGGTGCTCTGGGATTCTTCGGAGTGTTCTTCATCCACAACCAGTTCCTATTGATTCTGCCTTTCTGCCTTATCGGAATCGCATATCTCACCATGCAGACCCAGGCATTCTCCATATTCACCACGTCGCTCGATGGCAGCAATGAAGGGGCGTATATGGGCCTGTTCAACTGCGGTATCTGTCTGCCGCAGATCATCGCCTCGGTCGCCAGTTTCGCGATTTTCCCTCTGGTCGGCAAATCGATGCCGCATATGATTCTGGTTGCGGGCATAGCCATGGTGATGGGTATCGTAGCGGTATCGGTTATCACGGATAACACGGGCAAGGAGGCCCATTCGACCGAGGATTCGGGCACCGTTGCAGCCCTCGGCGGCATCGACACAGAACGCACCGCGAACAGATGA
- a CDS encoding amino acid ABC transporter permease, producing the protein MSTTTTSPAAAAKRPKKRKLNEASVLFDEPGPKSKKRILFINLVALAVLIVLAVLVLMRLANPPQGQNQLSWSLWKPALNWDAWKDFYLPGLLQTLEASVVAIIGSVVFGIIFGIGRLLDFAPIRWISSLIVEFCRAVPVLLFMIFLWRGFSAMNISDNAAFLAVVVGLILYNGSVVAELVRSGVGNLPNGQREAALALGMSPLRSLLSVEVPQALIAMLPALITQLVVVLKDTALGSIITYTDLLQESRRLGSANFNMLQTLVVAAVVYFIFSYLLSRLAESLPKRMRRRTAGITVEPVQAPIAIMDPSNTSMIERAGERELPFNGAEQPFHDHYHGSNAVAGKWKGSHFEHGHDPNHPLNKPKKW; encoded by the coding sequence ATGAGTACAACGACCACATCTCCCGCAGCAGCGGCGAAAAGACCCAAAAAACGCAAGCTCAACGAAGCTTCGGTGCTCTTCGACGAGCCGGGCCCCAAGTCCAAGAAGCGCATTCTATTCATCAATCTAGTGGCCCTTGCGGTGCTGATCGTTCTGGCGGTTCTGGTGCTGATGCGCCTCGCCAACCCGCCTCAGGGCCAGAACCAGTTGAGCTGGAGTCTGTGGAAGCCTGCTCTGAACTGGGATGCCTGGAAGGACTTCTATCTTCCGGGTCTGCTGCAGACACTTGAGGCATCCGTCGTCGCGATTATCGGTTCAGTCGTATTCGGCATCATTTTCGGTATCGGACGCTTGCTCGATTTCGCTCCCATACGATGGATTTCATCGTTAATCGTGGAATTCTGCAGAGCCGTGCCGGTGCTGCTGTTCATGATCTTTCTGTGGCGTGGCTTCTCAGCAATGAACATCAGCGACAACGCAGCGTTTCTTGCCGTCGTCGTCGGTCTGATTCTGTACAACGGCTCGGTCGTCGCGGAATTGGTGCGTTCCGGTGTTGGCAATCTTCCCAACGGTCAGCGAGAGGCGGCTTTGGCCCTCGGCATGAGCCCGCTCCGATCGCTGCTGTCCGTTGAGGTGCCCCAGGCATTGATAGCCATGCTCCCGGCGTTGATCACCCAGCTCGTTGTGGTGCTCAAGGACACGGCGCTCGGCTCGATCATCACCTACACCGACCTGCTGCAGGAATCTCGAAGACTCGGTTCAGCGAATTTCAATATGCTGCAGACGCTTGTCGTCGCCGCAGTGGTGTATTTCATCTTCAGCTACCTGCTGTCCAGACTCGCGGAATCCCTGCCGAAGCGCATGCGCCGCAGAACAGCAGGCATCACCGTGGAACCCGTGCAGGCGCCCATCGCCATCATGGACCCTTCCAACACCAGCATGATCGAACGTGCAGGAGAACGCGAACTCCCCTTCAACGGTGCTGAGCAACCTTTCCACGATCACTACCATGGTTCGAACGCCGTGGCCGGAAAGTGGAAGGGCAGTCATTTCGAGCATGGGCACGATCCGAACCATCCCTTGAACAAACCCAAGAAATGGTAG
- a CDS encoding magnesium transporter CorA family protein, protein MMRVFSTINGQIEQIEKPETGSWLCLSEPSDVELANVSQITGIDLADLRAPLDDEERSRVDVEDGYTMIIVDIPTVETRGGRDWYETIPLSIVVTEGLIITVCMQDTPVLHPFMEGTIRGFNTFMKSRFILQILYRNATTYLRYLRIIDRESDKLELKLRHSMQNREIVMLLELSKTLVYFATSLKSNEIVLEKLTSLDRIRQYPDDEDLLGDVITENKQAIEMANIYSGVLANMTDAFASIVSNDVSNVMRIFTIISITLSIPTLIFSMYGMNFQAGMLGMPLSDKPWGFWAIIVFSMVLSILVTWFLTRSKMFK, encoded by the coding sequence ATGATGAGGGTATTCAGCACCATCAATGGACAGATTGAACAAATCGAAAAACCGGAGACCGGTTCCTGGTTATGTTTGAGTGAACCTTCGGATGTCGAACTCGCCAACGTTTCGCAGATCACGGGAATTGATCTGGCCGATCTGCGTGCTCCGTTGGATGACGAGGAACGGTCGCGCGTCGATGTCGAGGATGGGTACACGATGATCATCGTGGATATTCCCACCGTCGAGACACGTGGAGGCCGCGATTGGTACGAGACGATCCCGTTGTCGATCGTCGTCACCGAGGGGCTGATCATCACGGTCTGCATGCAGGACACGCCTGTGCTGCATCCCTTTATGGAGGGAACGATACGGGGCTTCAACACCTTCATGAAGTCTCGCTTCATCCTGCAGATTTTGTATCGCAATGCGACCACATATCTGCGTTATCTGCGCATCATCGACCGTGAGTCGGACAAGCTTGAGCTCAAGCTCAGGCATTCGATGCAGAACCGTGAGATAGTGATGCTTCTGGAACTGAGCAAGACCCTGGTCTATTTCGCTACCAGCTTGAAGTCGAACGAAATCGTCCTCGAGAAGCTTACGAGTCTCGACCGCATACGGCAGTATCCGGACGATGAGGATCTGTTGGGTGACGTCATCACCGAGAACAAGCAGGCAATCGAGATGGCGAACATCTATTCGGGCGTTCTCGCGAATATGACGGACGCCTTTGCATCGATCGTGTCCAACGACGTGAGCAACGTGATGAGAATCTTCACGATTATCTCCATCACCCTGTCGATTCCGACGCTGATTTTCTCGATGTACGGCATGAATTTTCAGGCGGGGATGCTCGGCATGCCTCTGTCGGACAAGCCCTGGGGCTTCTGGGCGATCATCGTGTTCTCGATGGTGCTGTCCATTCTGGTCACGTGGTTCCTGACCAGATCCAAGATGTTTAAGTAA
- a CDS encoding DUF1287 domain-containing protein, with protein sequence MTDENDDEQSSKSGRILRKTLIFSVATLLGLSAGAYGMHTLRQHGQLESGEGSTASAAVSSSDSRRPQLKSTSDFDHDGIDDYTDIVQGAHLQAKARPKYDDGYYQGGYPPEGKGACTDMVWHAFANAGYDLKAMVDKDIAENPSAYKAVVSKADPNIDFRRVGVLGVFFTRYGDSLTTDTAQHDQWQQGDLVIFDSTWHIGIASDNRDKQDIPLLLHNMGQEHRENDYLTFASRRPITKHLRFNPSKLPDSLKIAWHG encoded by the coding sequence GTGACTGACGAGAATGACGACGAGCAATCATCCAAGAGCGGGAGGATACTGCGCAAAACGCTGATCTTCTCGGTGGCGACGCTGCTCGGACTCAGTGCAGGAGCCTATGGCATGCACACGCTGCGTCAACACGGTCAACTGGAGAGCGGTGAGGGATCGACGGCAAGCGCCGCGGTGTCGTCGTCCGACTCCAGACGCCCACAGTTGAAAAGCACCAGCGACTTCGACCATGACGGCATCGACGATTACACCGACATCGTGCAAGGAGCGCATCTGCAGGCGAAGGCCCGACCGAAGTACGACGACGGCTACTATCAGGGCGGCTATCCTCCCGAGGGAAAGGGTGCATGCACCGACATGGTCTGGCATGCCTTCGCCAATGCGGGATACGACCTCAAAGCCATGGTGGACAAGGATATCGCGGAGAATCCATCCGCTTACAAGGCTGTGGTGTCAAAAGCGGACCCCAACATCGACTTTCGACGTGTCGGCGTGCTTGGCGTCTTCTTCACCAGGTATGGCGACAGTCTGACCACCGACACCGCTCAGCACGATCAGTGGCAGCAGGGCGACCTCGTCATCTTCGATTCCACCTGGCATATAGGCATCGCTTCCGACAACCGAGACAAGCAGGACATTCCATTGTTGCTGCACAATATGGGTCAGGAACATCGGGAAAACGACTACCTGACCTTCGCCAGCAGAAGGCCCATCACCAAACATCTGAGATTCAACCCGAGCAAGCTGCCGGACTCGCTGAAAATCGCTTGGCACGGCTGA
- a CDS encoding D-2-hydroxyacid dehydrogenase, giving the protein MTCIINCLPLNDDEREAFREAAGDVRQEFVGDLSARRNISWSAEVPEDLREETTAVIGNAPVEQLAECPKLQWLQTFSAGVDSYLKPGALAQDVQVTSASGAYGHAVAEHMFAMTLALLKDLPLYRDQQHDQRWKPSGHVGTLDGANVAILGTGDIGAHYARLCRACGSRTIGVRRNAAVAVDGIDDMHSFEELDAVLRVADVVALALPSTPETRHIINTERMRLMPNNAMVINAGRGDAIDCDALADALKGGDISCAGLDVTDPEPLPSEHPLWGESRCLITPHIAGGTHLKSTADRIIAIALDNVRNYVSGQALSNRMR; this is encoded by the coding sequence ATGACATGCATCATCAATTGTCTGCCACTAAATGACGACGAGCGCGAAGCTTTCCGAGAAGCCGCAGGAGATGTGCGGCAGGAATTCGTCGGCGACCTCTCGGCACGCCGGAATATCTCCTGGAGCGCCGAAGTGCCAGAAGATCTTCGGGAAGAGACCACTGCGGTGATCGGTAACGCTCCGGTGGAACAGCTCGCCGAATGCCCGAAGTTGCAATGGCTGCAAACCTTCAGCGCAGGAGTGGACAGCTATCTCAAACCTGGGGCTCTGGCACAGGACGTACAGGTCACCAGCGCTTCGGGAGCATATGGGCATGCCGTTGCCGAGCACATGTTCGCCATGACCTTGGCGCTGTTGAAAGACCTGCCGCTATACCGCGACCAGCAGCATGACCAACGGTGGAAGCCATCGGGGCATGTCGGCACGCTCGACGGGGCCAATGTGGCGATTCTCGGCACCGGAGACATAGGAGCGCATTACGCACGCCTCTGCCGGGCGTGCGGTTCCCGCACCATCGGCGTTCGTCGGAATGCCGCCGTCGCTGTTGACGGTATCGATGACATGCATTCCTTCGAGGAACTTGATGCCGTGTTGCGAGTGGCCGATGTGGTCGCACTCGCCTTGCCTTCTACGCCAGAGACCCGCCACATCATCAACACTGAGCGGATGAGGCTGATGCCGAACAACGCCATGGTGATCAACGCCGGCAGGGGAGACGCCATCGACTGCGACGCGCTCGCCGACGCCTTGAAGGGTGGGGACATCTCTTGCGCGGGTTTGGACGTGACCGACCCCGAGCCGCTGCCTTCGGAGCACCCGCTTTGGGGGGAGTCTCGATGCCTCATCACGCCGCACATCGCCGGAGGCACGCATCTGAAGTCGACCGCTGACCGCATCATCGCCATCGCCCTCGATAACGTACGCAACTATGTCTCAGGTCAGGCATTGAGCAACAGGATGCGGTGA
- a CDS encoding amino acid ABC transporter ATP-binding protein has protein sequence MSAAVKSGESETAQHAANPLVEISHVDKYFGDLHVLKDINLKVTKGEVLVIIGPSGSGKSTLCRTINRLEAIDSGVIRIDGEPLPQEGKDLTRLRAEVGMVFQSFNLFAHKTILDNVTLAPRKVRRIGKEQAEKEAMELLARVGVDSQAKKLPAQLSGGQQQRVAIARSLAMHPKVMLFDEPTSALDPEMINEVLDVMVDLAKEGMTMIVVTHEMGFARQAANRVVFMADGEILEEGTPVEFFEHTKTERAKDFLGKILDH, from the coding sequence ATGTCTGCTGCCGTGAAGAGTGGAGAGAGCGAGACTGCGCAACATGCAGCCAATCCTCTTGTGGAAATAAGCCATGTCGATAAGTATTTTGGCGATTTGCACGTGCTGAAGGATATTAATCTGAAAGTCACCAAGGGTGAGGTTCTGGTGATTATCGGACCTTCCGGTTCCGGAAAGTCAACGCTCTGCCGGACGATAAACCGCCTGGAAGCCATTGATTCGGGTGTGATTCGCATAGACGGGGAACCGTTGCCGCAGGAAGGCAAGGATCTGACCAGACTCCGCGCTGAAGTGGGTATGGTGTTCCAATCCTTCAACCTGTTTGCACACAAGACGATTCTCGATAATGTGACCCTCGCACCTCGCAAGGTCCGTCGCATCGGCAAGGAGCAGGCGGAGAAGGAAGCCATGGAGCTGCTGGCACGTGTGGGAGTCGATTCCCAGGCCAAGAAACTGCCGGCCCAGCTTTCAGGTGGTCAGCAGCAGCGCGTGGCCATCGCCCGTTCGCTCGCCATGCATCCCAAAGTGATGCTCTTCGACGAGCCTACAAGCGCCTTGGACCCCGAGATGATTAACGAGGTTCTCGATGTCATGGTCGACCTCGCCAAAGAAGGCATGACGATGATCGTGGTGACGCACGAGATGGGGTTTGCACGTCAGGCCGCGAATCGCGTCGTATTCATGGCAGACGGTGAGATTCTCGAAGAGGGAACGCCGGTGGAGTTCTTCGAACACACCAAAACCGAACGCGCCAAGGACTTCCTGGGGAAGATTCTGGACCACTGA